A stretch of the Mycobacteroides immunogenum genome encodes the following:
- a CDS encoding N-acetylmuramoyl-L-alanine amidase — MTTEDQVAQIIIGEAKRRGHTRDECLAEMSALYQESGWDETVWDPTGTTYGVAQQDGSYPNRCDGAGAQIKAFFDKLDQKRASPGCGDIWLNICWLQQAPNWPSAQYWYEHGRRAYLTEIKSRIATVTPYLDKYWPATGGNTTVPATQFDYGITQVMHGFNPNTPDDATGNSDGPRGSTAYVVLHTQQAKASAISLADFCNNSWKTQPDNPVSYNLAVDDKDTIEIVPVAEAPWSAAAANAIAVHICFAGSFAEWLAGKWLETDASDGLNEDAMLTRGAKAVAAACLQFGIPAVYAGDGGVSGWPVLPKGVVGHRDFGARGGGHTDPGNGFPMDEFLRRVRSFMSPTAPSTPPAKVFPGDYTDRELLEYMAAQQGPGLDIWGEDGDLGRNAQGQRRTLRAGLAAIVRKVGA; from the coding sequence ATGACCACCGAAGATCAAGTGGCCCAAATCATCATCGGCGAGGCCAAGCGCCGTGGACACACCCGTGACGAATGCCTGGCCGAGATGTCGGCGCTCTACCAGGAGTCGGGGTGGGACGAAACAGTCTGGGATCCCACCGGCACTACGTACGGCGTTGCGCAACAGGATGGCAGTTACCCCAACAGGTGTGACGGTGCAGGGGCGCAGATAAAGGCGTTTTTCGACAAGCTCGACCAGAAACGCGCATCTCCAGGCTGCGGGGATATCTGGCTGAACATCTGCTGGTTACAGCAGGCCCCGAACTGGCCCAGCGCGCAGTACTGGTACGAGCACGGCCGGCGCGCCTACCTCACCGAAATCAAGTCCCGCATCGCGACCGTCACTCCCTACCTCGACAAGTACTGGCCCGCCACTGGAGGGAATACCACCGTGCCCGCAACACAATTCGACTACGGCATCACGCAGGTGATGCACGGGTTCAACCCGAACACCCCCGACGACGCTACCGGCAACAGCGATGGTCCGCGCGGCTCGACGGCCTATGTAGTTCTGCACACCCAGCAGGCCAAGGCGAGTGCGATATCGCTGGCCGACTTCTGCAACAACAGCTGGAAGACGCAGCCCGACAACCCCGTCTCCTACAACCTCGCCGTCGACGACAAAGACACGATCGAGATCGTGCCCGTCGCCGAGGCGCCATGGTCGGCGGCGGCGGCCAACGCTATCGCGGTGCACATCTGCTTCGCGGGCAGCTTCGCTGAATGGCTGGCCGGTAAGTGGCTGGAGACTGACGCCAGCGACGGCCTCAATGAGGACGCCATGCTCACCCGCGGCGCCAAGGCCGTCGCGGCGGCCTGCCTACAGTTCGGCATCCCGGCGGTCTATGCCGGCGACGGCGGTGTGTCCGGGTGGCCGGTGCTGCCCAAGGGCGTCGTCGGACACCGCGACTTCGGAGCGCGCGGGGGCGGCCACACCGACCCCGGCAACGGGTTCCCCATGGACGAGTTCCTTCGGCGCGTGCGGTCGTTCATGTCACCGACCGCCCCCAGTACGCCTCCCGCCAAGGTGTTCCCGGGCGACTACACCGACCGCGAGCTGCTGGAGTACATGGCAGCACAGCAGGGCCCCGGTCTCGATATCTGGGGTGAAGACGGTGACCTGGGCCGCAACGCGCAAGGGCAGCGCCGCACGCTGCGCGCCGGCCTGGCCGCGATCGTGCGAAAGGTCGGTGCCTGA
- a CDS encoding DUF7620 family protein, producing MKWLRRYQRAEHPGLEEARVIRHEARADLAHAEALAARADELLERNHFAEAIERSMRRRYAT from the coding sequence ATGAAGTGGCTGCGGCGCTACCAGCGCGCAGAACATCCCGGGCTCGAGGAGGCGCGCGTCATCCGTCACGAAGCGCGCGCCGATCTTGCCCACGCCGAGGCGCTGGCGGCGCGCGCCGATGAACTACTGGAACGCAACCACTTCGCCGAGGCCATCGAACGGAGCATGCGGAGGAGGTACGCAACGTGA
- a CDS encoding putative phage holin, with protein sequence MIIRTIVPVAMLALTPLIWVPAETAGDLLLLLAACASWAFALLYLARSPWWARHVGRMLVAFTLALSLVLTQNSVGTWWGDGYPYRGEIRDVLYATLAVTLVRLTLALVRLQNR encoded by the coding sequence GTGATTATCAGAACGATCGTCCCAGTGGCCATGCTCGCACTCACGCCGTTGATCTGGGTTCCCGCTGAGACGGCCGGCGATCTGCTCCTGCTGCTCGCCGCATGTGCATCTTGGGCGTTCGCCTTGCTCTACCTGGCCCGTTCGCCGTGGTGGGCACGGCACGTCGGCCGCATGCTGGTCGCGTTCACACTTGCCCTGTCCCTGGTGCTGACCCAGAACTCGGTGGGCACATGGTGGGGCGATGGATACCCATATCGCGGCGAGATCCGGGACGTGCTCTACGCCACTCTCGCAGTGACTCTCGTTCGGCTGACGTTGGCGCTGGTGCGGCTGCAGAACCGATAG
- a CDS encoding tyrosine-type recombinase/integrase → MAKLRTLRKEVAEGRATVTGSTTVGRWLRKWIEEIHGPSLRPKAYTDYESIIRLHITPAIGHKRLDVLTAEDVRAMYREMQKTSTRTAAQSHIILRKAIGDAMKEGILGKNVTDAVAKPKHTPTPPEPLDAEQCKALLRSCIDAEDPLAPLWATAFLTAPRPGELLGIELDRTDLDHGIFELSWQLQQLNRQRHGCGDGTADGWPCGKLRAAACPKRHWDMPPGFEFRPLYRSLVLTRPKTKTGTRIVPIPAPLWAMLNVHVENMMGPNPHNLLWHHPDGRPISPREHHTLWKAALDRAGLPDAPPYVSRHTTATLLSQSDVPEEIRMQIMGQSSVVAHRGYAHIDQTQTRKALANLDHLLLA, encoded by the coding sequence ATGGCCAAATTGCGAACTCTGCGTAAGGAAGTCGCCGAGGGGCGCGCCACGGTGACCGGATCCACCACGGTCGGCCGATGGCTACGAAAGTGGATCGAAGAGATTCACGGACCCTCGCTGCGGCCTAAGGCATACACCGATTACGAGAGCATCATTCGCCTGCACATCACTCCAGCGATCGGCCACAAGCGCCTGGATGTGCTCACCGCAGAAGACGTGCGGGCGATGTACCGGGAAATGCAGAAGACCTCCACACGCACAGCAGCGCAGTCACACATCATCCTGCGCAAGGCAATTGGCGACGCCATGAAAGAGGGCATCCTCGGCAAAAACGTCACCGACGCGGTGGCCAAGCCGAAACACACCCCCACCCCGCCCGAACCTCTTGACGCCGAGCAGTGCAAGGCTCTGCTGCGCTCGTGTATTGACGCCGAGGATCCACTGGCGCCGCTATGGGCCACTGCATTCCTCACGGCCCCGAGGCCCGGTGAGCTGCTGGGCATCGAGCTCGATCGCACGGACCTAGATCACGGTATCTTCGAACTGTCCTGGCAACTCCAACAGCTCAATCGACAGAGACACGGGTGCGGCGATGGGACCGCTGACGGCTGGCCGTGCGGAAAGCTTCGCGCAGCAGCCTGCCCAAAGCGCCACTGGGACATGCCACCTGGCTTCGAATTCCGCCCTCTCTATCGGTCGTTAGTGTTGACTCGACCCAAGACCAAGACGGGCACCCGGATCGTCCCAATACCCGCTCCACTGTGGGCGATGCTCAATGTGCACGTCGAGAACATGATGGGCCCAAATCCGCACAACCTGCTGTGGCACCACCCCGACGGCAGACCCATCTCGCCGCGCGAACACCACACGCTCTGGAAGGCAGCACTGGACCGTGCCGGCCTCCCGGACGCTCCCCCGTACGTCAGCAGACACACCACGGCGACTCTGTTGTCCCAATCCGATGTGCCAGAAGAGATCCGCATGCAGATCATGGGCCAATCGTCGGTGGTGGCGCACCGCGGGTATGCGCACATCGACCAGACTCAGACACGCAAGGCTCTAGCCAATCTCGATCATCTGCTGCTGGCCTAG
- a CDS encoding acyl-CoA thioesterase — MGVEVKVELRWADMDAYRHVNNVAMFRLIEEARIRFLSDQLMGVESGRITMFVAHQEIDYVQPLLYSHEPARVLMRATRIGTAGFGIGYEIIGADGTAAAIAETSMVVVDDGGRPAQIPEHLRAVLVGLRGEPVPFRRRRAEAVVSP; from the coding sequence ATGGGAGTCGAAGTCAAGGTCGAGCTGCGCTGGGCCGATATGGATGCCTATCGGCATGTAAATAACGTGGCCATGTTTCGGCTGATCGAGGAAGCGCGTATCCGGTTTCTCTCGGACCAACTCATGGGCGTCGAATCTGGTCGGATAACCATGTTCGTCGCGCATCAGGAGATCGACTACGTGCAGCCCTTGCTGTACTCGCACGAACCGGCGCGTGTGCTCATGCGCGCCACGCGGATCGGTACCGCGGGGTTCGGCATCGGTTACGAGATCATCGGCGCTGACGGGACGGCTGCAGCGATCGCGGAGACCTCAATGGTGGTCGTCGATGATGGCGGTCGCCCCGCACAGATTCCAGAGCATCTGCGTGCCGTACTGGTCGGCTTGCGGGGAGAGCCAGTTCCCTTTCGTCGCCGCCGCGCCGAGGCCGTGGTCAGCCCGTAG
- a CDS encoding DUF3558 domain-containing protein, which yields MMRMGLACGAALLVAGCSTSTGITKPADTSGSAASSVSAAPTWQPQVSSTLTAPHPPPNHWNDGTSYDPCLTYTAEQIRSWGVDPARVKDRGVEDRQVRGCRWSADGWSVGLTVANSPVSAYLDRELFDNPRSITIAGLQAVQYDGGVPQAPACTVVLPVQKASVGVVVVIADPKNASLSDPCAKSIEVATAVAPTLPK from the coding sequence ATGATGCGGATGGGCTTGGCTTGCGGGGCCGCACTACTGGTCGCTGGCTGCTCGACATCGACGGGTATCACGAAGCCGGCGGATACCAGTGGTTCGGCGGCGTCCTCGGTGTCGGCAGCTCCGACTTGGCAGCCGCAGGTGTCCAGCACATTGACCGCGCCGCATCCGCCACCTAATCACTGGAACGACGGCACCAGCTATGACCCGTGCTTGACCTATACCGCTGAGCAGATTCGTTCCTGGGGTGTCGACCCTGCTCGGGTAAAAGACCGGGGTGTCGAGGACCGGCAGGTGCGAGGGTGTCGTTGGTCCGCAGACGGATGGTCGGTGGGGCTGACGGTCGCAAACAGTCCGGTGTCGGCCTATTTGGATCGCGAGCTCTTTGATAATCCGCGATCCATAACCATCGCTGGCCTGCAGGCTGTGCAGTACGACGGGGGAGTTCCCCAGGCGCCCGCATGCACTGTGGTGCTGCCGGTGCAGAAGGCGTCGGTGGGCGTTGTTGTCGTGATTGCTGATCCGAAGAATGCTTCGCTTTCAGACCCTTGCGCGAAATCGATTGAGGTGGCCACTGCGGTGGCTCCGACTCTTCCAAAGTGA
- a CDS encoding LppU/SCO3897 family protein, protein MTRKIQWAAIASTVVAAVWFYFWWTAPPVMGADGLEKARIPAGLIVFASAALLAWWCFAVLRITKQDINSFKNPHMIAALALASVPLLSSAFIALFVIEVLGVWMFIWVGLPCLLFSFLMALVAGPGTGSSGSKISQYLREEENNRRKKRTRIVVGACGAMVLLVGVAFVIVGVPSVGGGSDSTPSSSHYSASESDNFSDIDREFRPSTERSPLGGVGDCIALSGPAKNDVTIQKVDCSAKDATYRIFQLTRQSHECASDSDQEYAPKKTDEGDLFLCLDYNWSRDLCIFPGAATGRWHAVRDVCGPGGERPVKVLYGVANAQDCKAGGFAHPVRKFTVCTETQR, encoded by the coding sequence ATGACCAGAAAAATTCAGTGGGCCGCCATCGCAAGCACCGTGGTCGCGGCCGTATGGTTCTACTTCTGGTGGACAGCACCTCCAGTCATGGGCGCAGACGGACTGGAGAAAGCACGGATTCCAGCTGGCCTGATAGTTTTCGCTTCTGCTGCCTTGCTGGCGTGGTGGTGTTTTGCGGTCCTGCGGATAACCAAGCAGGACATCAATTCATTCAAGAATCCGCACATGATCGCAGCCCTCGCGCTCGCGTCGGTCCCCCTGTTGTCTTCCGCATTCATCGCACTGTTCGTCATCGAGGTGCTGGGCGTCTGGATGTTCATTTGGGTGGGGCTGCCGTGCTTACTTTTCAGCTTCCTCATGGCGCTCGTCGCAGGACCCGGCACCGGCAGTTCGGGTTCGAAGATCAGCCAGTATCTACGCGAAGAGGAGAACAACCGCCGCAAGAAACGCACAAGAATTGTGGTCGGCGCATGTGGGGCGATGGTTTTGCTCGTCGGTGTGGCATTCGTGATAGTTGGTGTGCCGTCGGTGGGAGGCGGATCAGACTCCACCCCCAGTTCGTCCCACTACAGCGCCTCTGAGTCCGACAACTTCTCTGATATAGACAGAGAATTCAGGCCCTCGACCGAGCGTTCCCCGCTAGGCGGGGTCGGCGATTGCATCGCTCTTAGTGGCCCGGCGAAGAACGATGTGACAATCCAGAAAGTAGATTGCTCAGCGAAAGACGCCACGTACAGGATTTTTCAACTAACGCGTCAATCGCACGAATGCGCAAGCGACTCCGACCAGGAATACGCACCCAAAAAGACCGACGAGGGCGATCTCTTCTTGTGTCTGGACTACAACTGGAGCCGCGATCTATGTATTTTTCCAGGTGCTGCCACGGGTCGATGGCACGCTGTACGGGATGTGTGCGGGCCTGGCGGCGAGCGACCGGTCAAAGTCCTCTATGGGGTAGCAAATGCGCAAGATTGCAAGGCGGGCGGCTTCGCGCATCCGGTACGTAAGTTCACTGTGTGCACGGAGACACAGAGATAA
- a CDS encoding alpha/beta hydrolase family protein, with the protein MAERVTFPSCTGPTLTGVIDRPEGPIRGWGVFSHGFTLGKDCPAAARICKQLAKDGIAMMRFDALGLGDSEGDWGDGSFTVKAKDVIQACTFMAERGTPADILIGHSFGGAAALAAARESPGVRAVVTVGAPMDPVHAEIQYDAVVETVLAEGSATWMIGGKALTLKRAFVEDVRTADLQEKIRSLRLPLLILHSPTDNTVGIENASRIFQTARHPRSFVSLEGSNHFLFGPGEARRAGRIIGAWADAYLDG; encoded by the coding sequence ATGGCCGAACGCGTTACCTTCCCCAGTTGCACCGGACCCACTCTCACCGGAGTCATCGACAGACCTGAAGGCCCCATTCGGGGCTGGGGTGTCTTCTCCCACGGGTTCACCCTGGGCAAGGACTGCCCTGCCGCGGCCCGGATTTGCAAGCAACTGGCCAAAGACGGCATCGCGATGATGCGGTTCGACGCCCTCGGGCTCGGCGATTCTGAGGGCGACTGGGGCGACGGATCATTCACCGTAAAAGCGAAAGACGTTATTCAGGCGTGCACATTCATGGCCGAACGCGGAACACCGGCCGACATTCTGATCGGGCATTCCTTTGGCGGGGCCGCAGCATTGGCGGCCGCGCGGGAATCCCCCGGGGTGCGTGCCGTAGTCACCGTGGGAGCGCCGATGGATCCGGTGCACGCCGAGATCCAATACGACGCCGTGGTCGAGACGGTGCTCGCCGAGGGCAGCGCCACCTGGATGATCGGCGGGAAGGCGCTGACGCTGAAACGCGCCTTCGTCGAGGATGTCCGCACCGCAGACCTACAAGAGAAAATCCGGAGCCTGCGCCTACCGCTGTTGATCCTGCACTCGCCCACCGACAACACCGTGGGAATCGAGAACGCGAGCCGGATCTTTCAGACCGCGCGGCACCCGCGCAGCTTTGTCTCCCTTGAGGGTTCCAACCATTTTCTGTTCGGGCCCGGAGAGGCGCGGCGTGCGGGCCGGATCATCGGCGCGTGGGCGGACGCGTATCTGGACGGCTGA
- a CDS encoding DUF5642 family protein, translated as MNRSLTVFGTVVLTGGLLMACSNDDKKDESASSSSSSSATTSAAAASTFDIAKIDAIKDQFPAGYTVEVQPKTTVTQQMLDQMKGIFDKATFTPQECADKMLGAFPQVTGTTMQGVTGAKDGADPMSKSMIIAAAMETVNPIPADTTGGACDKFTLSIAGMADGTGEKIDAPAIDGVQTTGTSTSIKISAPGMEKEMAQVAYSAQLDDHHAISVSGMGDVDRNDLSDVFVKAVNAVKG; from the coding sequence ATGAATCGCTCATTGACCGTTTTCGGCACCGTGGTGTTGACCGGCGGCCTCCTGATGGCGTGTTCCAACGATGACAAGAAGGACGAGTCCGCGAGCTCATCGTCCAGCAGCAGCGCCACCACCTCCGCGGCCGCAGCAAGCACCTTCGACATCGCGAAGATCGATGCCATCAAGGACCAGTTTCCCGCCGGATACACCGTCGAGGTGCAGCCCAAGACCACCGTCACCCAGCAGATGCTCGATCAGATGAAGGGCATCTTCGATAAGGCCACCTTCACCCCGCAGGAATGCGCCGACAAGATGCTGGGCGCCTTCCCGCAGGTGACCGGAACCACGATGCAGGGCGTGACCGGCGCCAAGGACGGCGCGGACCCGATGTCCAAGTCCATGATCATCGCCGCGGCGATGGAGACCGTTAACCCGATTCCCGCCGACACCACCGGCGGCGCCTGCGACAAGTTCACCCTGTCGATCGCCGGCATGGCGGATGGCACCGGCGAGAAGATCGACGCGCCCGCCATCGACGGCGTGCAGACGACCGGCACCTCGACCAGCATCAAGATCAGCGCGCCCGGCATGGAGAAGGAAATGGCGCAGGTCGCCTACTCGGCGCAGCTCGACGACCACCACGCCATTTCGGTGTCCGGTATGGGTGATGTCGATCGCAACGACCTCTCCGATGTCTTCGTCAAGGCCGTCAACGCCGTTAAGGGATAG
- a CDS encoding VIT1/CCC1 transporter family protein, with translation MAIDGSAGSAELPHEFDHTHPDVSGGWLRAATFGAMDGLVTNTALVAGVGASGLDSHAIVLTGAASLVAGAFSMALGEFTSVSTSNSQIEHEAGVERRAIQLHPDAEKQELISMLGDIGLSPQTAQAAADEIHQDENTAVTIHLTRELGINPNETPSPWVAALSSFVTFSVGAVVPLIPFLLGFASLLAGLICGGVGLLIAGWVAGSFTSRPRWLSALRQLAFGAIAIGATYVIGHLIGVAVN, from the coding sequence GTGGCAATCGACGGCTCTGCGGGATCTGCCGAACTACCGCATGAATTTGACCACACGCACCCGGACGTGTCCGGGGGATGGTTGCGTGCGGCCACGTTCGGCGCCATGGACGGCCTGGTAACCAACACTGCTCTGGTTGCCGGCGTGGGCGCCAGTGGACTCGACTCGCACGCGATAGTGCTCACCGGGGCTGCCAGTCTGGTGGCGGGTGCTTTTTCGATGGCACTGGGCGAGTTCACCTCGGTGTCGACGTCCAATTCGCAGATCGAGCACGAGGCGGGCGTGGAGCGTCGCGCCATCCAGCTGCACCCGGATGCCGAGAAGCAGGAACTGATCTCCATGCTCGGCGATATCGGCCTCTCACCGCAGACCGCTCAGGCCGCGGCCGACGAGATCCACCAGGACGAGAACACTGCGGTGACGATCCATCTCACCCGCGAGCTCGGCATCAATCCGAACGAGACCCCGTCGCCGTGGGTGGCTGCCCTCTCGTCGTTCGTGACCTTCTCGGTGGGCGCGGTGGTTCCGTTGATTCCGTTCCTGTTGGGATTCGCGTCACTGCTGGCGGGGCTGATCTGTGGCGGCGTGGGCCTGCTCATCGCCGGATGGGTCGCCGGAAGTTTCACCTCGCGGCCACGATGGCTGAGCGCGTTGCGGCAGTTGGCATTCGGTGCCATCGCGATTGGCGCCACCTACGTGATAGGCCATCTGATCGGCGTCGCGGTGAATTAG
- a CDS encoding ABC transporter ATP-binding protein, which produces MKPDELAQAAVMSALTAAMVIVGITLPIFGAVQLLGAVPMGLLGYRYRIRVLLAAAVAGGVIAFLLAGLGGFIAMCQCVYIGGLTGVVRRRGHGMPLLTVIGVICSAIIAALSVGALTLLNRMRTLLFDALRASLEGLFKMIGHIPHLEAVGVNATNAIDFAMRNWMWFIGGIVFTFVLLNTMFGWWVLSRVIRRLSVIPDVHQLDPPAAAGAVGPVPARLHEVRFRYPRGESDALAPLSMSIDVGEHVAITGPNGSGKSTLMRILAGREPTSGQIERPGSVGLGAIGGTAIVMQHPESQVLGTKVADDVVWGLPADHKVDIEGLLREVGLEGMGEHSTSSLSGGELQRLAVASALARDPSLLVADEITSMVDPQGRQDLLGVLSRLTQQHRMSLVHITHFQSEAAAADREVALRAVNGKAALTAIQTVPVPTTSAAPPDSESPVVLEFDSVGHEYASGTPWAKSALRDVSLTVHEGDGVLIHGGNGSGKSTFAWIAAGLTKPTAGQCLLDGRPVSDQVGSVAISFQAARLQLLRSRVDYEIASAAGFSGRDTDRVVRALASVGLDADLAKRPIDQLSGGQMRRVVLAGLLARSPRALILDEPLAGLDAEAQAGLLRLLVEVRERERLTIVVISHDFDGMQELCPRTVHLQSGVLLPEAVGSGSR; this is translated from the coding sequence TTGAAGCCCGATGAATTGGCTCAGGCGGCCGTCATGTCCGCGCTCACCGCGGCCATGGTCATCGTCGGAATCACCTTGCCGATCTTCGGCGCCGTGCAACTGCTCGGTGCCGTGCCCATGGGTCTGCTGGGTTATCGCTACCGCATCCGGGTGCTGCTGGCCGCCGCCGTGGCGGGTGGGGTCATCGCCTTCCTGCTGGCCGGCCTGGGCGGATTCATCGCCATGTGCCAGTGCGTCTACATCGGCGGCCTGACGGGTGTGGTGCGCCGTCGCGGTCACGGCATGCCACTGCTGACAGTGATCGGCGTGATCTGTAGCGCGATCATCGCCGCCCTGTCGGTGGGTGCGCTGACGCTGCTGAACCGGATGCGCACGCTGCTTTTCGACGCGCTGCGTGCCTCGCTGGAGGGCCTGTTCAAGATGATCGGGCATATCCCGCATCTGGAGGCGGTGGGCGTGAACGCGACAAACGCCATCGACTTTGCGATGCGCAACTGGATGTGGTTCATCGGCGGCATTGTCTTCACCTTCGTGTTGTTGAACACCATGTTCGGGTGGTGGGTGCTGTCCCGGGTGATCCGGCGCCTGTCGGTGATTCCCGACGTGCACCAGCTCGATCCGCCGGCGGCGGCGGGGGCGGTGGGTCCGGTGCCGGCCCGTCTGCATGAGGTGCGATTCCGCTATCCACGGGGTGAATCCGACGCGCTGGCCCCGCTTTCCATGAGTATCGATGTCGGCGAACATGTCGCGATCACCGGTCCCAATGGCTCCGGCAAGAGCACGTTGATGCGCATCCTCGCCGGCCGTGAACCGACGTCGGGCCAGATCGAGCGGCCCGGTTCGGTGGGCCTGGGCGCCATCGGTGGTACCGCAATCGTCATGCAGCACCCGGAAAGTCAGGTGCTGGGCACCAAGGTCGCCGACGACGTGGTGTGGGGTCTGCCCGCCGATCACAAGGTCGATATCGAGGGCCTGCTGCGCGAGGTCGGTCTGGAAGGGATGGGGGAGCACAGCACCTCCTCGCTGTCCGGCGGCGAGCTGCAGCGCTTGGCGGTGGCCTCGGCCCTGGCGCGTGACCCGTCGCTGCTGGTTGCCGACGAGATCACCAGCATGGTCGACCCGCAGGGGCGACAGGATCTGTTGGGGGTGCTGTCCCGGCTCACCCAGCAGCACCGAATGTCGCTGGTGCACATCACACATTTTCAGTCCGAGGCGGCGGCCGCCGACCGCGAAGTTGCTCTGCGTGCGGTCAACGGTAAGGCGGCACTGACCGCGATCCAGACCGTGCCGGTGCCGACGACCTCGGCGGCGCCGCCCGACAGCGAGTCCCCGGTGGTACTCGAATTCGATTCCGTGGGGCATGAATACGCCAGCGGAACACCGTGGGCGAAATCGGCATTGCGTGATGTGTCGTTGACGGTGCATGAGGGCGACGGGGTGCTCATTCACGGCGGCAACGGCTCGGGCAAGTCCACGTTCGCGTGGATCGCGGCCGGGCTGACCAAACCGACGGCCGGGCAGTGCCTGCTGGACGGGCGCCCGGTGTCCGATCAGGTGGGGTCGGTGGCCATCAGCTTCCAGGCCGCCCGGTTGCAGCTGCTACGCAGCCGCGTCGATTATGAAATCGCCTCGGCAGCAGGTTTTTCCGGTCGCGACACCGACCGCGTGGTGCGGGCCCTGGCCAGCGTGGGGCTGGATGCGGACCTCGCCAAGCGGCCGATCGACCAACTCAGCGGTGGCCAGATGCGCCGCGTGGTGCTGGCCGGATTGCTGGCCCGCTCACCGCGCGCGCTGATCCTCGATGAGCCGCTGGCCGGTCTGGACGCGGAGGCGCAGGCGGGTCTGTTGCGGCTGCTGGTGGAGGTGCGCGAGCGCGAACGGCTCACCATCGTGGTCATCTCGCATGACTTCGACGGCATGCAGGAACTGTGCCCGCGGACCGTGCACCTGCAATCCGGTGTGCTGTTGCCCGAAGCTGTCGGATCGGGGAGCCGCTGA
- a CDS encoding energy-coupling factor transporter transmembrane component T family protein produces MAKTRAPRRPVVLLRPVPGTSTIHELWAGTKLLAVFLISALLTFFPTWTAIGAVAALVVLTAWLAHIPRGAVPTIPIWMVALVIGGSLTVFFSGGPPFWHIGGLTIGFHGVLAVARTTAVAAVLLGTGAMVSWTTNVSEIAPAVAVLGRPLKVFGIPVDERAATLALALRSFPMLSDEFRVLIAARRLRPPQVREGRRGRRGLRWIAEAVDMLTAAITAALRRASEMGDAITARGGTGQISAHPARPGLNDAIALLLVIAVGTAVVLFEVL; encoded by the coding sequence ATGGCGAAGACACGTGCCCCACGCCGCCCGGTGGTGCTGCTGCGCCCGGTACCCGGTACGTCGACGATCCACGAGCTGTGGGCCGGGACCAAACTTCTTGCGGTCTTCCTTATTTCGGCGCTACTGACATTTTTCCCCACCTGGACGGCGATCGGCGCGGTGGCCGCCCTGGTGGTTCTCACCGCCTGGTTGGCGCATATCCCGCGCGGCGCCGTGCCCACCATTCCGATCTGGATGGTGGCGTTGGTGATCGGCGGCAGTCTCACCGTGTTCTTCAGCGGCGGACCGCCCTTCTGGCATATCGGCGGGCTCACCATCGGATTCCACGGTGTGCTCGCGGTGGCACGCACGACGGCGGTCGCGGCGGTGCTGCTCGGTACGGGTGCCATGGTGTCGTGGACAACGAACGTTTCCGAGATCGCGCCCGCGGTGGCGGTGCTGGGGAGGCCGTTGAAGGTCTTCGGGATTCCGGTAGACGAGCGCGCCGCAACCCTGGCGCTGGCTTTGCGCTCATTCCCGATGCTGTCCGACGAGTTCCGGGTGCTGATCGCCGCGCGCAGACTGCGTCCGCCGCAGGTGCGTGAGGGCAGGCGCGGGCGGCGTGGCTTGCGATGGATCGCCGAGGCCGTCGACATGCTGACCGCGGCGATCACCGCCGCGCTGCGCCGCGCATCGGAGATGGGGGATGCCATCACCGCGCGCGGTGGTACCGGTCAGATCTCGGCACACCCTGCCCGGCCCGGTCTCAATGACGCCATCGCGTTGCTGCTGGTGATCGCGGTGGGAACGGCCGTCGTATTGTTCGAGGTGCTGTAG